One segment of Streptosporangium brasiliense DNA contains the following:
- a CDS encoding WS/DGAT/MGAT family O-acyltransferase, with the protein MRQLSAVDTQFLNFETSTNVANIAGLAILSGGLTRGDLLTLLARRLHLAAPFRRRLAPVPFGLDRPYWTEEGRIDLDYHVREIALPAPGGDEQLGEQVARLHARRLDRRHPLWEMYLIHGLSGARTALYMKVHHAAIDGVTGADVLAALLDTSAEPAEIAMAPEREPEERIDTGEMIIRGVAGAVLNPANTVRFLVNAVPHLDEIPVLSQLPGAGLVSRVTRDVAQRLSGGAPVPALPRLTVPRTPFSGRITAHRRFAFTALPLEDVKQVKNAFGVTVNDVVMTVCAGALRQWLLKHDALPDQPLVAGVPFSLRVSGDEGEGNQVTIMITTLATQIADPVERLLAVRDAMALIKDRSSLAPARWIQEISDMMPSALTGLAARAAFNLFAETAGPINVVISNVPGPQLPLYVSGVRLLSYHPVSVITDVSGGLNITAFSYDGSLDVGVIACREMVPDVWVVTDYLRDALSELKLLVEQER; encoded by the coding sequence ATGCGGCAGCTCAGCGCGGTGGACACCCAGTTCCTGAACTTCGAGACCTCGACGAACGTCGCCAACATCGCCGGGCTGGCCATCCTGTCCGGCGGGCTGACCCGCGGGGACCTGCTCACCCTGCTGGCCAGGCGGCTGCACCTGGCCGCGCCGTTCCGGCGCCGGCTCGCCCCCGTGCCCTTCGGCCTGGACCGCCCCTACTGGACCGAGGAGGGCAGGATCGACCTCGACTACCACGTGCGGGAGATCGCGCTGCCCGCGCCGGGCGGCGACGAGCAGCTCGGCGAGCAGGTGGCGCGGCTGCACGCCCGCCGCCTGGACCGGCGCCACCCGCTCTGGGAGATGTATCTGATCCACGGCCTGAGCGGCGCCAGAACGGCCCTCTACATGAAGGTCCACCACGCCGCGATCGACGGTGTCACCGGCGCCGACGTCCTCGCCGCCCTGCTGGACACCTCTGCCGAACCCGCCGAGATCGCGATGGCACCCGAGCGGGAGCCCGAAGAACGGATCGACACGGGCGAGATGATCATCAGGGGTGTCGCCGGCGCCGTCCTCAACCCGGCGAACACGGTGAGGTTCCTGGTCAACGCGGTCCCTCATCTGGACGAGATCCCGGTGCTCTCCCAGCTTCCCGGGGCCGGGCTGGTCTCCCGGGTCACCCGGGACGTGGCCCAGCGCCTGTCCGGCGGGGCCCCGGTGCCCGCGCTGCCCCGGCTGACCGTCCCCCGCACGCCGTTCAGCGGCCGGATCACCGCCCACCGCCGCTTCGCCTTCACCGCGCTGCCGCTGGAGGACGTCAAGCAGGTCAAGAACGCCTTCGGAGTCACGGTCAACGACGTGGTGATGACCGTGTGCGCGGGGGCGCTGCGGCAGTGGCTGCTCAAGCACGACGCCCTGCCGGACCAGCCGCTCGTCGCGGGGGTGCCGTTCTCGCTGCGCGTCTCCGGCGACGAGGGCGAGGGCAACCAGGTCACCATAATGATCACTACGCTCGCCACGCAGATCGCCGACCCGGTGGAGCGGCTGCTGGCCGTACGGGACGCGATGGCCCTGATCAAGGACCGCTCGTCGCTGGCCCCGGCCCGCTGGATCCAGGAGATCAGCGACATGATGCCCTCGGCGCTGACCGGCCTGGCCGCCCGCGCCGCCTTCAATCTGTTCGCCGAGACCGCCGGGCCGATCAACGTGGTGATCTCCAACGTCCCGGGCCCGCAGCTTCCGCTCTACGTGAGCGGCGTCCGGCTGCTCTCCTACCACCCCGTCTCGGTGATCACCGACGTCAGCGGTGGCCTCAACATCACCGCCTTCTCCTACGACGGCTCACTTGACGTGGGCGTGATCGCCTGTCGGGAGATGGTCCCCGACGTATGGGTCGTCACCGACTATCTCCGGGACGCCCTGTCCGAACTCAAGCTCCTCGTTGAGCAGGAGCGATAG
- a CDS encoding MFS transporter, giving the protein MTAISTRAPALRTRWLLTVVLTGQFMAILDVSIVNVASPVIRSDLGASGSGLQMVISGYTIAYAMLLITGARLGGRYGGRRLFLYGLAGFTAASLACGLAVSTGQLVAFRLLQGAGAALMVPQVLSMIQMNFEGAARARALSLYATVISGAAVVGQVLGGVLVSADLYGTAWRPVFLVNVPIGIGLLAVGARLLPADGPLRHRALDLPGLVTLSLAVSLLVVPLVLGHEQDWPLWGWAAMAASVAAAGLFVLVERGAPAPLVPARVLRAPGVAVSALAVFGAMATYGGFLFTLALHLQGALGDSPLRAGLTFVPGAAAFAVVSLNWRRVPERLHRRMIIVSFGVAALGYLGLSLALGGGGHGEPLLWVALAVVGAGLGGAFSPVLALALTHVAPGDAPDASGLFVMMTQLGQVVGVATFGTLYLSLGSAPGTGVALAVTALVTGVCALPLLRR; this is encoded by the coding sequence ATGACCGCGATATCCACCAGGGCCCCGGCTCTGCGCACCCGTTGGCTGCTGACGGTGGTCCTCACCGGGCAGTTCATGGCGATCCTGGACGTCTCCATCGTCAACGTCGCCTCTCCCGTGATCCGTTCCGACCTCGGCGCGTCCGGCTCGGGACTACAGATGGTCATCTCGGGTTACACCATCGCCTACGCCATGCTGCTGATCACCGGTGCCCGGCTGGGCGGCCGGTACGGCGGGCGCCGGCTGTTCCTGTACGGCCTGGCGGGGTTCACCGCCGCCTCCCTCGCCTGCGGTCTGGCCGTCTCGACCGGGCAGCTCGTCGCCTTCCGGCTGCTTCAGGGCGCGGGGGCGGCCCTGATGGTGCCCCAGGTGCTGAGCATGATCCAGATGAACTTCGAGGGGGCCGCGCGGGCCCGCGCGCTCAGCCTCTACGCGACGGTGATCTCGGGGGCCGCCGTGGTGGGCCAGGTGCTGGGCGGCGTGCTGGTCTCCGCCGACCTGTACGGCACGGCGTGGCGGCCGGTCTTCCTGGTGAACGTGCCGATCGGGATCGGGCTGCTCGCCGTGGGCGCGAGGCTGCTGCCGGCCGACGGCCCGCTGCGCCACCGCGCCCTGGACCTGCCCGGCCTGGTCACCCTCTCGCTGGCGGTCAGCCTCCTGGTGGTGCCGCTGGTGCTGGGCCACGAGCAGGACTGGCCGCTGTGGGGCTGGGCCGCGATGGCGGCGAGCGTGGCGGCCGCGGGGCTCTTCGTGCTGGTGGAGCGGGGCGCACCCGCGCCGCTGGTGCCCGCGCGGGTGCTGCGGGCCCCCGGGGTGGCCGTCTCCGCGCTGGCCGTCTTCGGGGCGATGGCGACCTACGGCGGGTTTCTGTTCACCCTCGCCCTGCACCTGCAGGGAGCCCTGGGCGACAGCCCGCTCCGGGCCGGCCTGACGTTCGTCCCCGGCGCGGCGGCCTTCGCCGTGGTCAGCCTCAACTGGCGGCGGGTCCCCGAGCGGCTGCACCGCCGTATGATCATCGTCTCCTTCGGCGTGGCGGCGCTGGGCTATCTGGGGCTGTCCCTGGCGCTGGGCGGCGGCGGGCACGGCGAGCCGCTCCTGTGGGTGGCCCTGGCGGTGGTCGGGGCCGGTCTGGGCGGGGCGTTCAGCCCGGTGCTCGCACTCGCGCTCACCCACGTCGCCCCGGGGGACGCCCCCGACGCCAGTGGGCTGTTCGTCATGATGACCCAGCTCGGCCAGGTCGTGGGCGTGGCCACGTTCGGCACGCTGTACCTGAGCCTGGGCTCGGCGCCGGGCACCGGCGTGGCGCTGGCGGTCACGGCGCTGGTCACCGGGGTGTGCGCGCTGCCGCTGCTGCGGCGGTGA
- a CDS encoding type 1 glutamine amidotransferase domain-containing protein, producing MLNDKTIAFLVAPEGIEQVELTEPWQAVKQAGATPRLISTRPGEVQAFDHLDKADRFPVDETVDEVLVADFEGLVLPGGVANPDLLRTVPSAVQFVKDFFDTGRPVAAICHAPWTLIEADVVRGRKLTSWPSLRTDLRNAGADWEDREVVICTAGPNTLVTSRKPDDLKAFCQAAVDAFAG from the coding sequence ATGCTCAACGACAAGACGATCGCGTTCCTCGTGGCCCCGGAGGGGATCGAGCAGGTCGAGCTCACCGAGCCGTGGCAGGCCGTCAAGCAGGCGGGGGCGACACCCCGGCTGATCTCCACGCGGCCGGGCGAGGTCCAGGCGTTCGACCACCTCGACAAGGCCGACCGGTTCCCGGTGGACGAGACGGTCGACGAGGTGCTGGTGGCCGACTTCGAGGGACTGGTGCTGCCCGGCGGCGTCGCCAACCCCGACCTCCTGCGGACCGTGCCGAGCGCCGTCCAGTTCGTCAAGGACTTCTTCGACACGGGCAGGCCGGTGGCGGCCATCTGCCACGCGCCCTGGACCCTGATCGAGGCCGACGTGGTGCGGGGCCGCAAGCTCACCTCCTGGCCCAGCCTCCGGACCGACCTGCGCAACGCCGGGGCGGACTGGGAGGACCGCGAGGTCGTGATCTGTACGGCGGGTCCGAACACCCTGGTGACCAGCCGCAAGCCGGACGACCTCAAGGCCTTCTGCCAGGCCGCCGTGGACGCGTTCGCGGGTTAG
- a CDS encoding TetR/AcrR family transcriptional regulator → MRENADTRTRIQETALKLFVEQGYEATSLREIAEALGVTKAALYYHFKSKDEIVTSLAENRLHAVEELAAWAASQPRTDETRRELVRRYSEDLHRGRHHEIMRFFERNQTALKHHPVMEKTRGRMFELFAFLADPADPTAVRLKNSMALFALHAAWFILKDDISDDERRAAALEVALELLQR, encoded by the coding sequence ATGAGGGAAAACGCCGATACGCGCACCCGGATCCAGGAGACCGCCCTGAAGCTCTTCGTCGAGCAGGGGTACGAGGCGACCTCGCTCCGCGAGATAGCGGAGGCTCTCGGCGTGACCAAGGCCGCCCTCTACTACCACTTCAAGAGCAAGGACGAGATCGTCACCAGCCTGGCGGAGAACCGGCTGCACGCGGTCGAGGAGCTGGCCGCCTGGGCCGCCTCCCAGCCCCGCACCGACGAGACCCGCCGGGAACTGGTCCGCCGTTACTCCGAGGACCTGCACCGGGGCCGGCACCACGAGATCATGCGCTTCTTCGAGCGCAACCAGACCGCGCTGAAACACCATCCGGTGATGGAGAAGACCCGCGGCCGGATGTTCGAGCTGTTCGCCTTCCTGGCCGACCCCGCCGATCCGACGGCCGTCCGGCTGAAGAACTCGATGGCCCTGTTCGCCCTGCACGCGGCCTGGTTCATCCTCAAGGACGACATCTCCGACGACGAACGCAGGGCCGCCGCCCTGGAGGTCGCGCTCGAACTCCTCCAGCGGTGA
- a CDS encoding DUF4031 domain-containing protein: MSVLIDPPDWPGPHGMLWSHLVSDSSTEELHAFAALLGVPPRAFDRDHYDVPQTVYDRALELGAEAVSSRELLTRLIASGLRRRKRRP, encoded by the coding sequence GTGAGCGTGCTCATCGACCCGCCGGACTGGCCGGGTCCGCACGGCATGCTCTGGTCGCATCTGGTCAGCGACAGCTCGACCGAGGAACTGCACGCCTTCGCCGCCCTGCTGGGCGTGCCGCCCCGGGCGTTCGACCGCGACCACTACGACGTCCCCCAGACCGTCTACGACAGGGCGCTCGAACTGGGGGCGGAGGCCGTGTCATCGCGCGAGCTGCTCACCCGGCTCATCGCCTCAGGTCTGCGCCGGCGCAAGAGACGTCCCTGA
- a CDS encoding AAA family ATPase, with product MTPQQEAAAVVEAVLADLPRNRGVVVDSPPGAGKSTLVVRAAGHIAETGEPLMIVAQTNEQVDDLVERLATEHPDLTIGRLSAGGYVTPGRVLAHTNVSVAGKLPDLGDPAVVVATADKWAWIGDRTWPWAIVDEAYQMRSDKLLRIASLFERSLFVGDPGQLDPFSIVDGDRWAGLSWDPVQSAVSVLLRHNPDLPVHRLPVSWRLPASAAPVVSEAFYPFTGFRAGTGHADRSLELTVNGMRTSYDRALEEAAASGWALYELPSRHTVRTDAEAVQAVAVLAVRLLQRAPVAHSERGSHRVTADRIAIGAAHRDQVAAIRAAGVPEEITVDTANRLQGREYDVTIVLHPLSGRRDATAFHLESGRLCVLTSRHRHACVVVARAGIPELLDAHPSAEPVQLGVPVKFPDGWEANQAVLAHLAKHRVAAH from the coding sequence ATGACGCCCCAGCAGGAGGCGGCGGCCGTCGTCGAGGCGGTCCTGGCGGACCTGCCCCGCAACCGGGGTGTGGTGGTCGACTCCCCTCCCGGGGCGGGCAAGTCCACCCTGGTGGTCAGGGCCGCCGGGCACATCGCCGAGACCGGCGAGCCGCTGATGATCGTCGCCCAGACCAACGAGCAGGTCGACGACCTGGTGGAACGGCTCGCCACCGAGCACCCCGACCTCACGATCGGCCGCCTGTCGGCCGGCGGCTACGTCACCCCGGGCCGCGTCCTCGCCCACACCAACGTCTCGGTCGCCGGCAAGCTGCCCGACCTGGGCGACCCGGCCGTGGTGGTCGCCACCGCCGACAAGTGGGCCTGGATCGGCGACCGGACCTGGCCCTGGGCGATCGTGGACGAGGCGTACCAGATGCGCTCGGACAAGCTGCTGCGCATCGCCTCGCTGTTCGAGCGGTCGCTGTTCGTGGGCGACCCGGGCCAGCTCGACCCGTTCTCGATCGTCGACGGCGACCGCTGGGCGGGTCTGTCGTGGGATCCGGTGCAGAGCGCGGTCTCGGTGCTGCTGCGGCACAATCCCGACCTGCCGGTGCACCGGCTGCCCGTCTCCTGGCGGCTGCCCGCCTCGGCGGCCCCGGTGGTCTCCGAGGCGTTCTACCCGTTCACCGGGTTCCGGGCCGGGACCGGGCACGCGGACCGGTCGCTGGAGCTCACCGTCAACGGCATGCGCACCTCCTACGACCGCGCGCTGGAGGAGGCGGCGGCCTCGGGCTGGGCGCTGTACGAGCTGCCGAGCCGCCATACCGTGCGCACCGACGCCGAGGCGGTGCAGGCGGTGGCGGTGCTGGCCGTACGGCTGCTGCAGCGGGCGCCGGTCGCCCACTCCGAGCGCGGCAGCCACCGTGTCACGGCCGACCGGATCGCCATCGGCGCCGCCCACCGCGACCAGGTCGCCGCGATCCGCGCGGCCGGGGTGCCGGAGGAGATCACAGTGGACACCGCCAACCGCCTCCAGGGGCGCGAGTACGACGTGACGATCGTGCTCCACCCCCTCTCCGGCCGCCGCGACGCCACGGCCTTCCACCTGGAGTCGGGGCGGCTGTGCGTGCTCACCTCCCGCCACCGGCACGCCTGCGTCGTGGTCGCCCGGGCGGGCATCCCCGAACTGCTGGACGCCCACCCGTCGGCCGAGCCGGTCCAGCTCGGCGTGCCGGTGAAGTTTCCCGACGGGTGGGAGGCCAACCAGGCCGTGCTGGCCCATCTCGCCAAGCACCGGGTGGCCGCCCACTGA
- a CDS encoding MDR family MFS transporter has protein sequence MVVLPGLMLAMVLAMLDNMIVGTAMPRIVGELGGLTHLSWVVTAYVLGTTVSTPIWGKIGDLYGRKNIFLASIVIFMIGSVLCGMAGSEMLGGPGDGMAQLIAFRALQGLGAGGLMVNAMAIIGDLVPPRERGQYQGIMAGVMSLAMIAGPLVGGFITDHLDWRWAFYVNLPVGFIALALLATKLKLPKYRTEHRIDWLGAALLSIGITALVLITTWGGNDYEWGSPQILGLAALAVVTLALFIPVERRAAEPIMPLNLFRNRNFTLISLVGFLLGFAMFGAINFLPLFQQTVQGASATNSGLLLLPMMGSAMVVSLFVGQAITKTGKYKVYPVLGGVIMAVAMWLLSLMDVHTPAWQTGVFIAVLGLGMGFLMQTTMLIAQNSVEQKDLGVSSSASTFFRSIGGSFGVSLFGAVFNNQLTSNLESKLGPVGDKLASSGGQFNPAALHELPANVRTGFLESLAASISSVFWWAILFAVVVPLLAAFIKEIPLRGAPEQGADAEAPVPAPVLD, from the coding sequence ATGGTAGTGCTGCCTGGCCTGATGCTCGCGATGGTCCTGGCCATGCTCGACAACATGATCGTCGGCACCGCCATGCCCCGGATCGTCGGTGAGCTGGGCGGGCTGACCCACCTGTCCTGGGTGGTGACGGCCTACGTGCTCGGCACCACCGTTTCCACCCCCATCTGGGGGAAGATCGGCGACCTGTACGGCAGGAAGAACATCTTCCTCGCCTCGATCGTCATCTTCATGATCGGTTCCGTGCTCTGCGGCATGGCCGGATCCGAGATGCTGGGCGGTCCCGGCGACGGCATGGCCCAGCTCATCGCCTTCCGCGCGCTCCAGGGCCTCGGCGCCGGCGGCCTGATGGTCAACGCGATGGCGATCATCGGTGACCTCGTCCCGCCCCGCGAGCGCGGCCAGTACCAGGGGATCATGGCCGGCGTGATGTCACTGGCGATGATCGCCGGTCCGCTCGTCGGCGGGTTCATCACCGACCATCTCGACTGGCGCTGGGCCTTCTACGTGAACCTGCCCGTCGGGTTCATCGCGCTGGCGCTGCTGGCGACCAAGCTGAAGCTCCCCAAGTATCGCACCGAGCACCGCATCGACTGGCTCGGCGCGGCCCTGCTGTCCATCGGCATCACCGCGCTGGTCCTCATCACCACCTGGGGCGGCAACGACTACGAGTGGGGCTCGCCGCAGATCCTTGGCCTGGCCGCGCTCGCCGTGGTCACGCTGGCGCTGTTCATCCCGGTGGAGCGCCGCGCCGCCGAACCGATCATGCCGCTCAACCTGTTCCGCAACCGCAACTTCACACTGATCTCCCTGGTCGGCTTCCTGCTCGGTTTCGCGATGTTCGGCGCCATCAACTTCCTGCCGCTGTTCCAGCAGACGGTCCAGGGCGCCTCGGCCACCAACTCGGGCCTGCTGCTGCTGCCGATGATGGGCTCGGCCATGGTGGTCTCGCTCTTCGTCGGCCAGGCCATCACCAAGACCGGCAAGTACAAGGTCTACCCGGTCCTCGGCGGCGTCATCATGGCGGTCGCCATGTGGCTGCTGTCGCTGATGGACGTCCACACGCCCGCCTGGCAGACCGGCGTGTTCATCGCGGTGCTCGGCCTCGGCATGGGCTTCCTGATGCAGACCACCATGCTGATCGCGCAGAACAGCGTGGAGCAGAAGGACCTGGGCGTCTCCAGCAGCGCCTCCACCTTCTTCCGCTCCATCGGCGGCTCGTTCGGCGTCTCGCTGTTCGGCGCGGTCTTCAACAACCAGCTCACCTCCAACCTGGAGAGCAAGCTGGGCCCCGTCGGCGACAAGCTCGCCTCCAGCGGCGGCCAGTTCAACCCCGCCGCCCTGCACGAGCTGCCCGCCAACGTCCGGACCGGCTTCCTGGAGTCGCTGGCCGCCTCCATCTCCAGCGTGTTCTGGTGGGCGATCCTGTTCGCCGTCGTGGTGCCGCTGCTGGCCGCCTTCATCAAGGAGATCCCGCTGCGCGGGGCCCCCGAGCAGGGCGCTGACGCCGAGGCCCCGGTCCCGGCCCCGGTCCTCGACTGA
- a CDS encoding helix-turn-helix domain-containing protein — translation MPKLLYARPPVDAEEDRQIRKLAGARHAPADWIMRAQMIVFSWQGLRTSAIAAKLGCHMQTVRERIERFNAEGLAGLGDRPGTGRKPRITEVERGQLIALARSTPPGRLTRDAAGDLAATDDSGPAQWTLDSLTAAARAQGIVIARSQVRRILRAEKVRWRHTRSWTESTDPDFAPKEPRSSASTPSRRPRPR, via the coding sequence ATGCCGAAACTGCTGTACGCGCGTCCGCCGGTGGACGCCGAGGAGGACCGGCAGATCCGCAAGCTGGCCGGCGCCCGTCATGCCCCGGCCGACTGGATCATGAGAGCGCAGATGATCGTGTTCAGCTGGCAGGGCCTGCGCACCAGCGCCATCGCGGCCAAGCTCGGCTGTCACATGCAGACCGTGCGCGAGCGGATCGAGCGATTCAACGCCGAGGGCCTGGCCGGACTGGGCGACCGGCCCGGGACGGGTCGCAAACCACGGATCACCGAGGTCGAACGCGGACAGCTCATCGCGTTGGCGCGCTCGACCCCGCCCGGACGCCTGACCCGCGACGCGGCCGGCGACCTGGCCGCCACCGACGACAGCGGCCCGGCGCAGTGGACGCTGGACAGCCTGACCGCCGCCGCCCGCGCGCAGGGCATCGTCATCGCGCGCAGCCAGGTCCGCCGGATCCTGCGAGCGGAGAAGGTCCGCTGGCGACACACCCGCTCCTGGACCGAATCGACCGATCCGGACTTCGCCCCAAAAGAGCCACGATCATCGGCCTCTACACCCAGCCGCCGGCCGCGACCACGGTGA
- a CDS encoding ATP-binding protein → MEATIALRLPRDAASVPVIRQLLDASLRALGVEPPIREDIQLMLSEACSNVIQHAAPSDDYMVSTELHRDRCVIKVVDAGNGFDFAGAHPAPPPTSEHGRGLLIMKALADDIRFVNRPERGSVVCLEKKLRFVKDAPGLSLLLNEELEFGQGVPEIVGDDPYVGDHLPTGDHAHVK, encoded by the coding sequence GTGGAGGCCACGATCGCGTTGCGCCTACCGCGCGACGCCGCGAGTGTTCCCGTCATCAGGCAGCTGCTGGACGCCTCGCTCCGCGCCCTGGGCGTGGAGCCGCCCATCCGCGAGGACATCCAGCTCATGCTCTCGGAGGCGTGTTCCAATGTGATCCAGCACGCCGCGCCAAGCGACGACTACATGGTCAGTACCGAGCTTCACCGTGACCGTTGCGTGATCAAGGTGGTGGACGCGGGGAACGGTTTCGACTTCGCCGGAGCGCATCCGGCGCCCCCTCCCACCTCCGAGCACGGCCGCGGCCTGCTCATCATGAAGGCCCTGGCCGACGACATCCGTTTCGTCAACCGGCCGGAGCGGGGCTCGGTCGTCTGCCTGGAGAAGAAGTTGCGCTTCGTCAAGGACGCTCCGGGGCTATCGCTCCTGCTCAACGAGGAGCTTGAGTTCGGACAGGGCGTCCCGGAGATAGTCGGTGACGACCCATACGTCGGGGACCATCTCCCGACAGGCGATCACGCCCACGTCAAGTGA
- a CDS encoding helix-turn-helix transcriptional regulator: MTHPRARRAELASFLRSRRDRLTPAEVGLPPGLRRRTPGLRREEVALLAGVGVTWYTWLEQGRPINASVQVLDAISRTLRLDDAEREHLYRLADVPGVSVSDAGAALEPETQMILDQLAPIPAAVYNGRYDLLAWNRAYAALFPSMTAQSPATRNALWQLFVTKQCCTPVVNREEELPQMVATLRAGFGRHLREPAWTGFVRRLSAASPEFAAMWATHDVARPGNRMKIFQHSAVGLVRTVSTSLALPSPPETRMVVYTPMDEESRERMVWVTAHPEIEPVPAHTH, translated from the coding sequence ATGACCCACCCGCGTGCCCGCCGTGCCGAGCTGGCCTCCTTCCTGCGCAGCCGCCGTGACCGCCTCACCCCGGCCGAGGTGGGGCTGCCACCGGGGCTGCGCCGTCGCACCCCGGGCCTGCGGCGTGAGGAGGTCGCCCTGCTCGCCGGGGTGGGCGTCACCTGGTACACCTGGCTGGAGCAGGGGCGGCCGATCAACGCCAGCGTGCAGGTGCTGGACGCGATCTCCCGGACGCTCCGGCTGGACGACGCCGAGCGCGAGCACCTCTACCGGCTCGCCGACGTGCCGGGCGTGTCCGTCTCCGACGCCGGAGCCGCGCTGGAACCCGAGACCCAGATGATCCTGGACCAGCTCGCCCCGATACCCGCCGCCGTCTACAACGGCCGCTACGACCTGCTGGCCTGGAACCGCGCCTACGCCGCGCTGTTCCCGTCCATGACGGCGCAGTCTCCCGCCACCCGCAACGCGCTCTGGCAGCTCTTCGTCACCAAGCAGTGCTGCACCCCGGTGGTCAACCGGGAGGAGGAACTGCCGCAGATGGTCGCCACGCTCCGCGCGGGCTTCGGCCGGCACCTGCGGGAGCCCGCCTGGACCGGCTTCGTCCGGCGGCTGTCGGCCGCCAGCCCGGAGTTCGCGGCCATGTGGGCCACCCACGACGTGGCCAGGCCGGGGAACCGGATGAAGATCTTCCAGCACTCCGCGGTCGGGCTGGTGCGCACGGTCTCGACGAGCCTGGCGCTGCCGTCGCCGCCGGAGACGCGGATGGTGGTCTACACGCCGATGGACGAGGAGAGCCGCGAGCGCATGGTCTGGGTCACCGCGCACCCGGAGATCGAGCCGGTGCCGGCCCACACCCACTGA
- a CDS encoding GNAT family N-acetyltransferase: METTTTAAGYVTRRPRAEDAHDIHELISLCDTQVIGKGDMTFDDVVDQLNDPSFDRETDGWVVHDGAGRLVAWAWACRKGTSDNVDIDVAVHPDAPGLTGGLWDTVTERARQITAGLGHDRAVLDIGLYREDSGKRAIAAARGFSAATSFIRLLVDHGTSVPEPALPPGLSVHQGITDEVRRQGHAVQQAGFAEHFGFTPKDYDKWHEELDSSASGDWSQLTVARIDGEPVAMLLGTNAFAGDENCGYVRQLAVLPAFRGRGLGRFMLRRAFADDARRGRVGTYLHVDANNSTPALELYLSVGMRQVLAIDVWRRTV; encoded by the coding sequence ATGGAGACAACCACCACCGCCGCCGGGTACGTCACCCGGCGGCCTCGGGCCGAAGACGCGCACGACATCCACGAGCTGATCTCCCTGTGCGACACGCAGGTGATCGGCAAGGGGGACATGACCTTCGACGACGTCGTCGACCAGTTGAACGACCCTTCCTTCGACAGGGAGACCGACGGCTGGGTCGTCCACGACGGGGCCGGGCGCCTGGTCGCCTGGGCCTGGGCCTGCCGCAAGGGCACAAGTGACAACGTCGACATCGACGTGGCCGTGCATCCCGACGCCCCCGGGCTGACCGGCGGGCTCTGGGACACCGTGACCGAGCGGGCCAGGCAGATCACGGCCGGGCTCGGTCACGACAGGGCCGTGCTGGACATCGGCCTGTACCGGGAGGACAGCGGCAAGCGGGCCATCGCCGCCGCCCGCGGGTTCAGCGCGGCGACCAGCTTCATCCGGCTGCTGGTCGACCACGGGACCTCGGTCCCCGAGCCCGCCCTCCCGCCCGGCCTCTCGGTCCACCAGGGGATCACCGACGAGGTCCGCCGCCAGGGACACGCCGTCCAGCAGGCCGGCTTCGCCGAGCACTTCGGGTTCACCCCCAAGGACTACGACAAGTGGCACGAGGAGCTGGACTCCTCGGCCAGCGGCGACTGGTCGCAGCTGACGGTCGCCCGGATCGACGGCGAGCCGGTGGCGATGCTGCTGGGCACCAACGCCTTCGCCGGTGACGAGAACTGCGGCTACGTGCGCCAACTGGCCGTGCTGCCGGCCTTCCGAGGCCGCGGGCTCGGCCGGTTCATGCTCCGCAGGGCCTTCGCCGACGACGCCCGGCGCGGCCGGGTGGGCACCTATCTCCACGTGGACGCCAACAACAGCACGCCCGCGCTGGAGCTGTACCTGTCGGTGGGCATGCGCCAGGTGCTGGCCATCGACGTCTGGCGGCGGACGGTCTGA
- a CDS encoding transposase: MICADELGPVTPRTFAPAPAWSPDGHRIKARLEYSRGTDKTWVYGALRIRDGTELTFCAPSRNSDGWIQLLARIAKANRRGAIVVITDNLSSHFSWKVRQWLVRHPRIRQVFIPVKACWLNLAEGWWRLLRKAAFAGQTFADAVEIAHAVALATAQLNAHAQPWIWGRPPPRPRILRRKFVYLL, from the coding sequence GTGATCTGCGCCGACGAGCTGGGGCCGGTGACCCCGCGCACCTTCGCACCCGCGCCCGCCTGGTCTCCCGACGGGCACCGGATCAAAGCCAGGTTGGAGTATTCACGCGGCACCGACAAGACCTGGGTCTACGGCGCGCTGCGCATCCGTGACGGCACCGAGCTCACCTTCTGCGCGCCCTCACGCAACAGCGACGGCTGGATCCAGTTGCTGGCCCGCATCGCAAAAGCCAACCGGCGTGGCGCGATCGTCGTCATCACCGACAACCTGTCCAGCCACTTCAGCTGGAAGGTCCGCCAATGGCTGGTCCGTCACCCGCGGATCCGTCAGGTGTTCATCCCGGTCAAGGCGTGCTGGCTGAACCTGGCCGAGGGCTGGTGGCGACTGCTACGCAAGGCGGCGTTCGCCGGGCAGACCTTCGCCGACGCCGTCGAGATCGCCCACGCGGTCGCCCTTGCCACCGCCCAGCTCAACGCCCACGCCCAGCCCTGGATCTGGGGGCGACCACCGCCACGGCCCCGGATCCTGCGCCGCAAGTTCGTCTACCTGCTTTGA